Proteins co-encoded in one Setaria viridis chromosome 9, Setaria_viridis_v4.0, whole genome shotgun sequence genomic window:
- the LOC117839330 gene encoding uncharacterized protein — MEAGRDHGAKRMRAAMSNEVGTTSQGSAGGGVAASSGLAAMTAAATETEEGEEMAVVAAEAEEQMGSAETEDHIQRILAAIDNYTRQVSEMLDAGRALFKDLAADFEERLCSIHRERLERWEEEIRELRARDAANEQARALLHNAQLHLLHTVRD; from the exons ATGGAGGCGGGGAGGGACCACGGCGCCAAGCGCATGCGCGCCGCCATG AGCAACGAGGTGGGCACGACGAGCCAGGGGAgcgccggcgggggcgtggCGGCGTCCTCCGGACTCGCCGCCatgaccgcggccgcgacggagacggaggagggggaggagatggccgtggttgcggcggaggcggaggagcagaTGGGGTCGGCGGAGACGGAGGACCACATCCAGCGCATCCTTGCCGCCATCGACAACTACACCCGCCAG GTGTCGGAGATGCTGGATGCTGGGCGCGCGCTGTTCAAGGACCTCGCCGCCGACTTCGAGGAGCGCCTCTGCTC GATCCACAGGGAGAGGTTGGAGCGGTGGGAGGAGGAGATCCGTGAGCTGCGCGCCCGTGACGCCGCCAACGAGCAggcccgcgccctcctccacaACGCCCAGCTGCACCTCCTCCACACCGTCCGCGACTAG
- the LOC117839327 gene encoding DEAD-box ATP-dependent RNA helicase 50, with translation MEVAGAQARAVPLMLRHPASLRTSVSVSCAGSRRSWAAAATAEGDETRGYDKVPMDTPGAYRLVDRATGRSVIVWGGTDDGDEVAMPSPAVLSRTTDRPSRGSGGGTGIGNFGRLKAQKIKSLVTRSAQLKREGSNRSSTNRFDESSFDDSNEEESYFERRKPVSDSARHAKQNSNSRNERTRGGHSLNSVLSQYKGDDLDSPGSEATSGPKGWGSITDVTYGRQTRKQREPLDFPKRKGPLDSGFFSRRSFKEIGCSDEILGALRNFDFPRPSHIQALVYGPILEGRSCVIADQSGSGKTLAYLCPIVQNLRNEEVQGLHKSSPRNPRVIVLTPTAELASQVLNNCRLISKSGVPFRSMVATGGFRQKTQLESLEQELDVLIATPGRFLYLLQEGFVQLSSLRCVVLDEVDILFGEEGFEQVLHQLITVAPVTTQYLFVTATLPLDIYNKVVETFPDCEVIMGPGVHRTSSRLEEILVDCSGDDNEEKNPETAFSNKKSALVKILEESPVRKTIIFCNKIETCRKVENVLRRLDRKASQIKVLPFHAALDQAQRIANIKEFLNKQTADSMFLVCTDRASRGIDFANVNHVVLFDYPRDPSEYVRRVGRTARGASGNGKAFVFAVGKQVSLARRVMERNMKGHPLHDVPTEITF, from the exons atggaggtGGCGGGGGCTCAGGCCCGCGCGGTTCCCCTGATGCTCCGCCACCCTGCCTCCCTGCGGACTTCCGTCTCCGTTTCCTGCGCCGGCTCCCGCCggagctgggcggcggcggccacggcggaggGGGACGAGACCCGCGGCTACGACAAGGTGCCAATGGACACCCCAGGAGCGTACCGCCTGGTGGACCGGGCCACCGGCCGCAGCGTCATCGTGTGGGGCGGcaccgacgacggcgacgaggtcgcCATGCCGTCCCCAGCGGTGCTCTCCAGGACCACCGACCGCCCCAGCAGAG GTAGTGGGGGAGGTACAGGTATAGGGAATTTTGGCAGGTTGAAGGCGCAGAAAATAAAATCCTTGGTTACAAGATCAGCTCAGCTCAAGAGAGAGGGTTCTAATCGCTCAAGCACCAACCGATTTGATGAATCTTCTTTCGATGATTCCAATGAAGAGGAAAGCTACTTTGAAAGAAGAAAGCCTGTCTCAGACTCAGCACGCCATGCAAAACAGAACAGTAACTCCAGAAATGAAAGGACTCGAGGTGGACATTCTTTGAATTCTGTTTTGAGCCAATACAAAGGTGATGATTTGGACTCCCCAGGTTCAGAAGCTACTTCTGGTCCCAAAGGATGGGGTAGCATTACTGATGTTACTTATGGACGACAGACTCGAAAGCAAAGGGAGCCTCTAGACTTCCCTAAAAGAAAAGGGCCTTTGGACAGTGGATTTTTCAGTCGCAGATCCTTTAAGGAGATTGGCTGCAGCGATGAAATTCTAGGTGCATTGAGAAATTTTGATTTCCCTCGTCCATCACATATCCAG GCTCTGGTGTATGGTCCTATCTTGGAGGGGAGGAGTTGCGTTATTGCTGATCAAAGTGGGTCTGGCAAGACACTGGCATATCTTTGCCCTATAGTACAAAATTTAAGGAACGAAGAGGTTCAGGGGCTCCATAAATCATCTCCTAGGAATCCCAGGGTGATAGTGTTGACACCTACTGCTGAACTTGCTTCTCAG GTCCTCAACAATTGCCGGTTGATATCAAAATCTGGGGTTCCATTTAGGTCTATGGTGGCAACCGGAGGATTTCGACAGAAGACACAGTTAGAAAGCCTTGAGCAAGAGCTTGATGTACTTATAGCAACACCTGGCCGTTTCTTGTATCTGCTTCAGGAAGGCTTTGTGCAGTTGTCTAGCCTTAGATG TGTTGTGTTGGATGAAGTGGACATTTTATTTGGTGAAGAAGGTTTTGAGCAAGTGCTTCATCAATTGATTACCGTTGCACCAGTGACAACACAATATCTTTTCGTGACTGCGACACTTCCTCTTGACATCTATAACAAGGTTGTTGAAACATTTCCTGACTGTGAGGTTATCATGGGACCTGGTGTGCACCGAACAAGCTCTCGCCTTGAAGAG ATCCTTGTGGACTGCAGTGGAGATGACAATGAAGAAAAGAATCCAGAAACAGCCTTTTCGAACAAGAAATCGGCGCTTGTAAAGATACTCGAGGAATCTCCTGTTCGCAAAACAATTATTTTCTGCAACAAG ATCGAGACATGCAGAAAGGTAGAGAATGTGTTGAGGCGGCTTGACAGGAAAGCCTCGCAAATCAAAGTTCTCCCCTTCCATGCCGCGTTGGATCAGGCCCAGCGCATCGCGAACATCAAAGAGTTCCTGAACAAACAAACAGCGGACTCCATGTTCCTTGTGTGCACGGATAG GGCGTCGCGAGGCATCGACTTTGCGAACGTGAACCACGTGGTGCTCTTCGACTACCCCCGCGATCCAAGTGAGTACGTGCGCCGTGTTGGGCGGACGGCCCGCGGCGCGTCCGGCAACGGCAAGGCGTTCGTGTTCGCGGTGGGCAAGCAGGTGTCCCTGGCCAGGAGGGTGATGGAGAGGAACATGAAGGGGCACCCGCTGCACGACGTGCCAACAGAAATTACTTTCTGA
- the LOC117839328 gene encoding transcriptional corepressor LEUNIG_HOMOLOG, whose product MDREVSLPPPPYTTELDVYIYDYLIQRNLLATAEAFVKETEVKPFATDPQKIDVPGGFLSDWWSIFWPTFISSPGDPACPEGHAPEQKALEVSNHFSQAEEQIQQSAATLANANRSNDGIFNHTMHQDPVADSPQMNSQEFHQLPGVGRMDLVNSHVYKSTYYRTAPRHMPQPYQQPPYGKCADDMLDLSGDVVTKKTMGIIIEEVLSLKASSKKIFCCDFSSDGALLASAGDENKVFIWNLRNNLEHRSWEAHSSFITDISFHRNEAMLATASSDKTMRLWDTSQGDDYCVQAQSFTGHNTQVSSVDFNPKHTSLLCSCDDGGKVLYWKIGQPNPRRISKATGKAKVRFHPHGNILASAIGHTVNITDVETDERCMCFQGNRDNKPLHSICWNERINCLACVSDNCARVWSTDGQPVRELNQNGYFRSCSFHPKYPNTLVIGGYETITLWNFAENKVESVQAHDCYVLDLDGCLATGLLASASRDGCVKVWR is encoded by the exons ATGGACAGGGAGGTATCTCTACCTCCTCCACCTTACACTACaga GCTGGATGTCTACATTTACGATTACCTGATCCAACGCAATCTGCTCGCAACTGCTGAAGCCTTTGTGAAAGAGACTGAAGTAAAGCCATTTGCAACTGATCCTCAAA AAATTGATGTTCCTGGAGGATTCCTCTCTGATTGGTGGTCTATATTTTGGCCAACCTTCATTTCAAGTCCAGGTGATCCGGCATGCCCGGAA GGGCATGCACCAGAGCAAAAAGCATTGGAGGTGAGCAACCACTTCAGTCAAGCAGAGGAGCAAATTCAGCAAAGTGCTGCTACTCTTGCCAATGCAAATAGATCAAATGATGGCATATTCAACCATACAATGCACCAGGATCCTGTTGCTGATTCACCCCAGATGAATTCTCAAGAGTTCCACCAACTCCCTGGTGTTGGCAGGATGGACCTAGTAAATTCACATGTCTATAAGAG CACATACTATAGGACTGCCCCCAGGCATATGCCGCAACCGTATCAACAGCCACCT TATGGAAAATGTGCAGATGACATGCTTGATTTATCAGGGGATGTTGTTACGAAGAAAACAATGG GAATCATCATCGAGGAAGTTTTAAGTCTGAAAGCCAGTAGCAAAAAGATTTTTTGCTGTGATTTTTCTTCAGATGGGGCATTGCTGGCTAGTGCTGGAGACGAAAACAAG GTTTTCATTTGGAATCTCAGAAACAATTTAGAGCACCGCAGTTGGGAAGCACACTCTAGCTTCATCACAGATATCAGCTTTCATCGGAATGAAGCCATGCTCGCAACAGCTTCATCTGATAAAACTATGCGACTGTGGGACACATCTCAG GGTGATGATTATTGTGTCCAGGCCCAGAGCTTCACGGGGCATAACACTCAGGTCAGTTCAGTAGATTTTAATCCGAAGCATACTTCACTACTCTGCTCGTGTGATGATGGCGGAAAGGTTCTTTACTGGAAAATAGGCCAACCTAACCCAAGACGCATCTCTAAAGCT ACAGGTAAAGCAAAAGTACGGTTCCACCCTCATGGCAACATTCTTGCTTCAGCTATTGGACACACTGTGAACATCACTGATGTCGAGACGGATGAAAGGTGCATGTGTTTCCAG GGTAACAGGGATAACAAACCTTTGCACTCCATATGCTGGAACGAACGTATCAATTGCTTGGCTTGTGTCAGTGATAATTGCGCGAGGGTCTGGTCTACAGACGGACAACCTGTCCGTGAGCTAAACCAGAACGGCTATTTCCGCTCGTGCAGCTTCCATCCGAAGTATCCAAACACGTTGGTCATTGGGGGATACGAG ACCATCACACTGTGGAACTTTGCGGAGAACAAGGTGGAGTCTGTGCAGGCTCACGATTGCTATGTGTTAGATTTGGATGGATGTCTTGCCACAGGCTTGCTTGCGTCCGCATCGCGTGATGGATGCGTCAAGGTCTGGAGGTGA
- the LOC117835837 gene encoding protein CUP-SHAPED COTYLEDON 1 — MDRRRPVIGLLRDVESRLPPGFRFHPTDVELISYYLRAKVADNQQTKHQQQPPATTMVFEVDLHEREPWELPVAAKVSGNEWYFFSYRDRKYATGSRTNRATKLGYWKATRKDKVIHHHDHQEPAAAAAAGMVIGTRKTLVFYFGRAPNGRKSGWVMHEFRLLPRLMVIRHHPR, encoded by the exons ATGGATCGCCGGCGACCGGTGATTGGGCTGCTGAGGGATGTGGAGTCGAGGCTGCCCCCCGGGTTCAGGTTCCACCCCACCGACGTCGAGCTCATCTCCTACTACCTGCGTGCCAAGGTCGCCGATAACCAGCAGACCAAGCATCAGCAGCAACCGCCGGCGACCACCATGGTCTTCGAGGTTGACCTCCATGAGCGCGAGCCCTGGGAGCTCCCCG TGGCGGCCAAGGTCAGCGGCAACGAGTGGTACTTCTTCAGCTATCGAGACCGCAAGTACGCGACGGGCTCGCGCACGAACCGCGCAACCAAGCTTGGTTACTGGAAGGCCACCCGCAAGGACAAGGTGATCCACCACCATGATCACCAGgagcctgcagcagcagcagcagctgggaTGGTGATTGGCACGAGGAAGACGCTGGTGTTCTACTTTGGGCGCGCCCCCAATGGAAGAAAGAGTGGCTGGGTCATGCACGAGTTCCGCTTGCTGCCACGTCTCATGGTAATCCGCCACCACCCGAGGTAA
- the LOC117835869 gene encoding uncharacterized protein → MEPANLRDYIIHGESWIALNSYMDTLQGGPLVADAPKGQEEGYLPRRLHLNAQKTMYLSIRLLLSVIRIGRCPRNLTVNSIVLTRPDFRPRFVGNVDFEQNPDNPTCDAAMSALAGIFENILWSHLPEDESVPDEVHNLLYLMRQQDSFKLTEAIQYHSCLVPLENRGHLFLKEYQYTVDILRKIEPLNFRYVMTQLVYPRHWKIIAESNPYVQAVIERGDYDSLRSKESTCTPLELLKHAPTCHCLQDSANKSVPHGLGFEPKDMNHALYIMSEHLLASLQLALHRVGHLACLRTGFLFPWN, encoded by the exons ATGGAGCCTGCAAACTTGCGTGACTACATTATCCATGGCGAGAGCTGGATTGCTTTGAATTCTTACATGGATACTCTCCAGGGAGGCCCTCTTGTTGCAGATGCTCCCAAAGGCCAGGAGGAGGGGTATCTCCCAAGACGCCTTCACCTGAATGCTCAAAAGACCATGTATCTCTCCATTCGGTTGCTGCTGAGTGTCATACGAATTGGCCGCTGCCCGCGCAACTTAACTGTCAACAGCATTGTGCTAACCCGCCCTGATTTCCGTCCAAGATTTGTTGGCAATGTGGACTTTGAGCAGAACCCTGATAATCCAACTTGTGATGCAGCAATGTCTGCCTTAGCAGGAATCTTTGAGAACATCCTGTG GAGTCATCTGCCTGAGGACGAGTCTGTACCTGACGAAGTGCACAACTTGCTCTATCTTATGCGTCAGCAGGACAGCTTCAAGTTGACAGAGGCAATTCAATATCATTCCTGCCTGGTCCCCCTGGAGAATAGAGGGCATCTCTTTCTGAAGGAATATCAATACACAGTTGATATCCTGAGGAAGATTGAGCCGTTAAATTTCAGATACGTGATGACTCAGCTTGTGTACCCGAGACATTGGAAAATCATAGCAGAATCCAATCCTTACGTCCAAGCTGTGATTGAGAG GGGCGACTATGACTCTCTAAGAAGCAAGGAGTCTACCTGTACTCCACTTGAACTTCTCAAGCATGCCCCCACCTGCCACTGCCTCCAGGACTCTGCCAACAAGAGTGTGCCGCATGGCCTGGGCTTTGAGCCAAAGGATATGAACCACGCCCTGTACATAATGTCCGAGCACTTACTAGCCTCGCTCCAACTGGCTCTCCACCGTGTAGGCCATCTCGCCTGCCTGCGAACCGGCTTCCTATTCCCCTGGAATTAA